From the Aphelocoma coerulescens isolate FSJ_1873_10779 chromosome 23, UR_Acoe_1.0, whole genome shotgun sequence genome, the window acgtGTCCTGAGCTAATTTGAGCCTCTTCCAGTTGGTGACTAAGTGTCCATttgccacctccctgccagcccagcccagcccagccctgccccatcccagggcaCCACTCTCACACCCGCTAATTCCCTTCCTTCTCTGTTTAACAGGTCATTTTCCTACATGGCCTTGGAGACACggggtgagtatccctggagctggcTCCGGCTGGGACGTGTGGTTTGCCAGATGCAGATCCTGgctttttgctgctgctttcccctGGGGGCATCTTTGGGATTTGTGTGGGGCTTTGGGCTGGGGTCGGCAGCCATTCCTGCACCAGCCTCGCAGGGAACGACAGGGAATTGCTGCTGGCAGCTGTCTGCACTTGAATATTTATGATCCCGGCAGCCTGgcagcccccccaccccccgcgggtGGATTTTGTGCTGCCTTCAGGGATTGCTGATAAGCACTGCGGCTTTTCCAGtccttggcagggctggcagctgggctgggcctgGACCAGGGCATCTCTGTTGTGCAAGGCCACCTCAGAGGTCCCAGGGTGGTGACAAAGGGCTTCTCCCTGTCCAGGAGATTCCCGCCTCCctgtcctccctgcctgcagctccgGGGCTTTGTGTGCTGCCCTCAGAGGGGATCGGTGCTGGGGGGGGTTTCACGGGGGGTTTAGGCTGTCTGGGTGGGTAAAATAAGCtcaggggaggggttggggggcagCAGCCTCAGGAAAATGGCTTGGACAAGCCTTGGCCTCATCTCtcctcccatccctccccaggcacagctgggccgATGCTCTCTCCTCCATCCGCCTCCCCTACGTGAAATACATCTGCCCTCACGCGTAAGTGCtgccctgggggggctggggggcttcTTGGGGGGCCCTGAGGCTGCCAAGGCTCCTGGGGGAGGCAGGTGGTGGCctgagcccagcagggctgcccagccaggctggctctgctgctgtggccggttcctgctgcaggcacagctgttcccacagagctgagcagcaccagaggctcttttcttttccctcctgtcCTGTTTGTCCCTGGTGGCTGCAGGGAAAGACAAAGGCACTGGAGCTCCCTGTGCATCCTCTGGTCGGGCAGGAGGGGGctcagcaggagagagggagggctCGGTCCTCCTGCTCCCCTCAGACCTGAGCTAAACCACCCAAAACGTTCCTCCGCAGGCCCCGGATCCCGGTGACCCTCAACATGAAGATGGTCATGCCCTCCTGGTCAGTGctttgggggacagggctgggtgggacCCTTTTGGGGAGTGAGAGGGATGGGGAGACAAAATCCACTGCCCTGTTGGggccagggaagggcagagcacacccagctcctgcctccccacgctctgggtgctgggagtgGTTTGGGCTgaccctgctgcttctcccaggtTCGACCTGATGGGATTGACTCCAGACGCACCTGAGGATGAAGCTGGGATCAAGAAAGCTGCAGAAAACAGTAAGgagctttggggagggggaagtgcTGAGCTTCTGGGTGCCTCTCCCTCGCTGGGACTGGAGCAGGTGTCTTCCTTCCACCTCTCCTTTgtttctgctctgctgccatCCCAGCAAACCTCTCTCCTGGGATCTCTGGCACCTGCCTGTCCCTGATGTGCACCCCAGGGTGTGGGGTGATGCTTTTTAGCCCCCCTCCCCTTCCACTGACCCATTTCTCCCATTTCCTTCCAGTTAAAGCAATCATCGAGCACGAGATGAAGAACGGGATCCCCCCCAACCGCATCATCCTGGGGGGCTTCTCACAGGTGAGATCAGGATCAGGACCCCAattcctgctccaaatcctcacagggaggtggtggatggGTGAGCTGGGTCTGAGGCTGTCCCTGGATTGCCCTGGTTGCCCCATGGCACTGATTCCACCCTCCCCTCGTGCAGGGCGGTGCCTTGTCGCTGTACACGGCTCTCACCTGCCAGCACCAGCTGGCCGGGATCGTGGCGCTCAGCTGCTGGCTCCCGCTCCACAAGGCCTTCCCACAGGTACCCCACGGGCAGGGACCCTCGGGATGGGGCGATTTCCCCACTGGAGCTCTCCAGttttccagcagctctccctCGTGAGGAGGGGAGCTGCCGGGTGATGTGTTGGGGACACAAACAAAGCACCTGCTTGGTGTCCCCTCACCTGGGcgcccctgagcctcccctccTCTGGCAGGCGGCGAACAACGGCGTGAACAAGGACATCGCCATCCTGCAGTGCCACGGGGAGATGGATCCCATGATCCCCGTGCGTTTTGGGGCCCTCACTGCCGAGAAGCTCAAGTCTGTTGTCACCCCCACCAAGGTGCAGTTCAAAACCTACCCCGGCGTGATGCACAGTTCCTGTCCTCAGGtcagtgctggggctgcagggaggggacgGGACCCCCTGGGTGGGGATCAGTGATGGGACCCATGGGAATggcctggagctgtgtcaggggagggttGGGATGGATttcagggaaaggctcttcccccagagggtgctgggcactgcccaggctctccagggaatggtcccggccccgaggctgccagagctgcaggagcgtttgggcagcgctgccagggatgcccagggtgggatttggggtgtcggtgcagggccaggggctgggctgggtgatccctgtgggtcgcTTCCCTTTGGGATCTTTGGGACCAACCCCAGCACTGTGGGTCAGGCAGGGTGGGGAACACGTGAGATCTATTTGTTCCTGACTTCCCCgggggaagctgcagagcctcgtGCCCCGttcccggggcacagcccggcctTTGGGGAGCCCCGGAGCCGACGGGCTGCGCGCTCCCCGCAGGAGATGATGGCGGTGAAGGAGTTCATCGAGAAGCTGCTGCCCCGGATCTGAGCGGAGCCGCTCGGGACTGTCGCAGGGGAGGGGGCCGAGGTC encodes:
- the LYPLA2 gene encoding acyl-protein thioesterase 2 — encoded protein: MCGNNMSVPLLADAVTVSGAERETAAVIFLHGLGDTGHSWADALSSIRLPYVKYICPHAPRIPVTLNMKMVMPSWFDLMGLTPDAPEDEAGIKKAAENIKAIIEHEMKNGIPPNRIILGGFSQGGALSLYTALTCQHQLAGIVALSCWLPLHKAFPQAANNGVNKDIAILQCHGEMDPMIPVRFGALTAEKLKSVVTPTKVQFKTYPGVMHSSCPQEMMAVKEFIEKLLPRI